In the genome of Calothrix sp. PCC 6303, the window AGGACTGCGACGCAACGGAACTGGAGGAAATGAATTTAGTCCCGATGATGTCAAAGAAAGCATGGGTATTTTACCCTCACAGGTAGTTGATTATAAAGCTCTTTGTGGTGATACTTCAGATAATATTCCAGGTGTTAAGGGAATTGGAGACAAAACAGCAGTTCAACTACTCAATACCTATGGTTCATTAGAAAATATTTATGCTTCTTTAAATGAAATTAAAGGTGCAACTCAAAAGAAATTGCAAGAAGGTAAGGAAGATGCGGAAAAATCCCGTTATCTTGCACAAATAATTTTAGATGTACCTTTAGATATCGATTTGGAAAAAACGAAATTACAAGGTTTTGATCAAAGTCATTTGATTCCCATTTTAGAAAAGCTAGAGTTAAACTCTTTTTTAGGGAAGATTAATCAGATTCAGCAACGATTTGGGGGTACAACTGCAAAAGCTGAAGAGGAAAAGCAACCTCAAAAAGATGTTATTTATAACGATAGTAATGACTTTGATTTGTGGTTTTGGAGTGCTGAAGAAACCGATAAAGCGAGAAATTCCATCATTGCAACTCAAGCTTTAGTTAAACCTTGGATAGTTGATACAGAGGATCAATTATTAGAATTAGTTAAAATCCTCAAAAAACTAATAAATCGAGAAACACCAGTTGCTTGGGATACAGAAACCAGTGCTTTAGAACCTCGTGATGCTGAATTAGTTGGAGTCGGTTGTTGTTGGGGAAGCGAACCTAATCAAGTTGCATATATTCCTATTACCCACACGGCAGGTAATAACTTAGATAAAGAAGTTGTTCTAAATTTTCTCAAACCGATCCTCGAAAGTGAAAAATATCCCAAAACCTTTCAGAATACAAAATTTGACCGCTCAATATTTCGTTGTCAAGGAATTAACTTAGCTGGAGTCATATTTGACCCCATGCTGGTAAGTTATGTAATTAACCCTGATGCAAAACATAGTTTAAATGAAATTTCCAGCCGCTATTTGGATTTAACCCTAATTAGCTATCAAGACTTAGTTCCCAAAGGTAAAACCATAGGTGATGTTGATATTGCCAAAGTTGGATACTATTGTTGCTTACAAGTTCATGCAACATACCAACTTGTAGGAAAATTAAAAGCTGAACTGGAAACACTTCCCCAACTGCAACAACTATTAGAATCAATCGAGATTCCCCTAGAACCAGTTTTAGCGGAAATGGAACATCAAGGAATTAGGGTAAATTCTGCATATTTAGCAGAACTTTCTCAACAACTAGAAACAGACTTAAAAAAACTAGAAATCCAAGCTTACGAAATTGCAGGGGAAGCATTTAATCTAGGTTCACCCAAACAACTTAGTCAAATTCTATTTGAAAAACTCGGTTTAAGTACTAAATACTCTCGAAAAATTCCTACAGGTTACTCTACAGATGCAGCAACATTAGAAAAGTTACGTGATGTTGATGAAAGTGGGTTAGTTGAGTTAATTACAGAAAATCGCACCCTAGCAAAACTAAAATCTACCTATGTTGATGCTTTACCATTATTAGTCCGTACAGATACACAACGACTTCATACTGATTTTAACCAAACTGTCACATCTACCGGACGGTTATCTTCATCCAATCCTAACTTACAAAATATCCCCATTCGTACAGCCTTTAGTCGGCAAATTCGTAAAGCATTTATCCCAGAATCAGGATGGTTGATGGTAGCTGCTGACTACTCCCAAATCGAGTTAAGAATTCTCGCACATTTAAGCCAAGAACCCGTATTAGTAGAAGCTTATCAAAATAATCAAGATATTCATACAATTACCGCCAAATTAATCCTAGAAAAAGATGATGTCACAGCAGATGAAAGAAGAGTTGCCAAAACAATTAACTTTGGTGTGATTTATGGAATGGGTTCTTTAAGATTTTCCCGTTCAACAGGTATTGATAAAAATCTTGCTAATGAATTCATTAAGCGTTTTTACACCCGCTACCCCCAAATCTTTGTATATTTAGAAGGGGTAAAAAAACAAGCAATTTCCCAAGGTTACGTAGAAACAATTTGCGGTCGTCGTCGCTATTTAGAGTTTAATGGGAATAGCCTCTTAAGTCTCAAAGGTGTAAATCCTGATGAAATAGACTTGAGTAAATTAAAAAATTTGGGTCCCTACGATGCTGGATTATTACGTGCAGCAGCTAACGCACCAATTCAAGGTTCTAGTGCTGACATCATCAAAATTGCCATGATTGAAATGCACAAAGTTTTGAAAGATTATCAAGCACGGTTATTATTACAAGTCCATGATGAATTAGTATTTGAAGTTCCACCGGATGAATGGCAAGAATTGGAACCAAAAATCAAATTAGCAATGGAAAATGCACTCAAACTAACAGTTCCATTACTAGTGGAAGTTCATGCTGGTGACAACTGGATGGAAACTAAGTAGGTTTAGGATTTTAACAACTTAAGTGGTTGGATAGAATTAATTGTACAATGAATGTCATTACGAGCATAATGACTGTAAATATTTTTGTCCAGGTACTTAAATCAGAATTAATACCAATTTTCAGAAAGAATGAGACAGATGAGTGGGTGAGGCTTTTGCAGTGCTAAACCCCTACTGGTTGTCTATATGTTGCAATCATTTTTTGAATTGGTATAATTTTTGAAATCTAGTCTAAAAAATGTAAAAAAAAATAGTTTAATATACTAAAAACTGGTATTTAATTAGTATTAAAATCTGAAATTAGGTAAATTTTTATGAATAATGCCGTCAGAAAAACTTCACCAGCGCTATTTAGTCTCGGCTTATTTTGTTTCTTCCTACCATTTACCACAGTTTCTTGCCAAGAACAGCAGCTAACAACATTTAATGGAATTGAATTAGCTGGGGGTAAGGAAGTTAGGACACCAAGTATATTAGGTTCACCATCAAAATCGGAAAAAATACCTGGTGAACCTTTAGCGGCACTGGCAATTCTTTCAGGATTGGTGGGATTAGGAAGCAGCTTTATTAAAATTAAAAGAAGTGGTATTATCCCGACAGGTTCGGCAGCAGCAGGTTTTATTCTGTTATTAATGTTGAAAACAAAAATTGATGATACAGTTGCCAAGGAAGGGGCTGGTCTAATTTTAGTGAGCTATGGTTTAGGATTTTGGCTAGCTTTTATTATTTATGTTTCGGCAATGTTAGTCAATATCTACGGTTTGATTATTGAAAAAAATGAAAGTGAAGCTATGAAGGCTGGGGAATCAAAGGTTACTTCAGATAGTGAAAATTTTTAAAAACAATTGAATAGTAAGAGAGACGCGACACCCTACGACTACGGCTGTCGAGCGAAGCCGAGACACGCTCAGGGTAAATGTCTTGTCTCTATATCGAACCTATAAAAGTCTAATTCATCATACAATCGATTGCTAATTCGGCATGAGCTAGTAGGGTATTTTTATCTAATAAACTGACAGAATATTGAGGTGTGATGGCAAGTAATTCATCAATTCTTTGTTTTGCACTAGAAATAACCGACTCATGCAAGCTACCGTTACTCAAAGAAGTTGCAAAATCAGATGCGATCGCATAAACTCTTTCAACCGTAGAACTTGGTAAGTTGCGAGAAACAATAAATAGATCACACCCTGCATTTACAGATTGTGCAACTGTTCCTGGGTGGGTAAATAAATCAGCAACAGCTTTCATATCCAAATCATCCGACACCACCACACCGGAAAAACCTAATTCCTGACGCAACATATCCTTTAAAACTAGTTTTGAAAGAGTCGCAGGTGCATTTGCATCGATTTTGGGAAACAAAATATGTGCTGTCATCACCAATGGGACACCCGCTGCAATCAATTTTTGGAAAGGAATCAATTCACGCGATCGCATTTCGGCTTTAGTGAGGTTTAATACTGGTAGCTCCAAATGCGAATCAGTACTAGTGTCCCCATGTCCAGGGAAATGCTTGGCACAACCAGTAATTCCCGCTTCCCTAAGTCCTTGGAGGTACTCAACAGCATGGAGGGCAGCAGTATCTTCCGTAACACCAAAAGCCCTTGGTCCAATAATTGGGTTATTAGGGTTAGAAAAAATATCCGCCACTGGAGACCAAGATACATTAATTCCCAGGGATTTTAATTCTATTCCCGTCGCTTTCCCCACAGCAAATGATCTTTCCCCATAAAATGCAGCATAGGGAAACCGAGTAATCGGTAAAGGAGAACGCACCACCCGACCCCCCTCATGGTCTATTGTGACAAACATGCGATCGCGTTCTGCATACTGCCTAACTTGATTCGTTAAATCACCCAAACTTTCAACCCAAGCATCGTAAGGGACATCTTGACGAAAATTCGCCGCAAAAAATATCACCCCTACAGGATTTAAATCCCTGAGAAGCTTTTTGTCATCATCACTTAATTTTGTACCAGAAACACCCAAAATTAGATGATGACCAAATTTCCTTGTGTGTGCCAATGAAGTCATAAAAATTAGCTGAAATTTAGCTTAATTCTCGGACAACAACGCCAAAATGTGAAATGTAACGTAATGCAACGTATAATAAGAACGGAAAACCCTTAATAAATATTAAAGAAAGTAAGATAAATGCGAGTAGCGATCGCCGGAGCAGGTCTAGCAGGTCTTTCCTGTGCTAAATATCTGACTGATGCTGGTCATACTCCCATTGTCCTGGAAAGCCGGGATGTTTTGGGAGGCTTAGTAGCAGCATGGAAAGACGAAGATGGCGACTGGTACGAAACTGGGTTGCACGCTTTTTTCGGTGCATACCCTAACATGTTGCAATTATTCAAAGAACTGGATATCGAAGACCGTTTGCAATGGAAAGAGCATTCGATGATCTTCAATCAGCCAGAAAAACCAGGAACCTACAGCCGATTCGATTTTCCCAACCTACCAGCCCCTTTCAATGGAATTGCGGCAATTTTGCGTAACAACGATATGCTAAGTTTGGGGGAAAAAATTGAATTGGCAAAAGGGTTAGCCCCAGCAATGTTACGTGGACAAAAGTACGTTGACTCTACAGACAAATATACTTTTTCACAATGGTTAAAACTCCAAGGTGTGAGTGATGATGTTCAACAAGATATCTTTGTTGCAGCCGCAAAATCACTCAATTTTATTAACCCTGATGAAATCTCAGCCTTAGTACTTTTAACAGCCTTGAGTCGCTTTTTACAGCAAAAAAATGGTTCACAAGTAGCATTCTTGGATGGTTCACCCACCGAACGCCTATGTCAACCACTTGTAGATTATATTACATCCCAAGGTGGCGAAGTCCGCGTAAATTCACCATTAAAACAGATTTTACTCAACGAAGACGGTAGCGTTAAAGGCTACTTGATTCGAGGTTTAAATGGGGCAGAAGACGAAATCATCACAGCTGACTTGTATGTATCCGCCATGTCAGCAGATGTGATGAAAGTCATGACACCCGAAACTTGGCGGCAAAACGAGTTCTTCCAAAAACTTGATGGTTTAGAAGGGGTGCCAGTAATCAACATCCATTTATGGTTTGACCGTAAACTTACGGATATTGATAACCTGCTATTTTCCCGTTCGCCCCTACTTAGTGTCTACGCTGACATGAGTAACTCCTGTAAAGAGTATGCTAACCCCGATCGTTCCATGCTAGAGCTAATTTTTGCTCCAGCAGACGAATGGATCGACAAGTCAGAAGCTGACATATTAGAAGCTACCCTAGTGGAGTTGGAAAAACTTTTTCCCCAACATTTCGGTAGTGAGAATCCAGCAAAACTACTTAAGCAAAAAATAGTTAAAACCCCACGTTCAGTTTACAGAGCGACTCCCAACCGCCAAGATTATCGCCCGAGCCAGGTAACACCCATTAACAATTTTTATCTTGCGGGGAGTTACACCATGCAACCATTCCTCGGTAGCATGGAAGGTGCCGTGCTTTCTGGTAAACTAACAGCGCAAGCGATCGCACAAAATGCATCGTCCCCTGCCGCGAAACCCTCGCCAGAGCAAACGCAAACCCTTCAGCCAACGAATGCTGCAACTGCCTGATTCCCCCCCATGCATGAAAATATCCGTCTCTGCGGAAGAGTCTTACCAACTTTGCCGCCAACTCACAGCTAAATACGCCAAAACATTTTATCTCGGCACAATGCTGATGAGTCCAGCGAAGCGAAGCGCGATCTGGGCAATTTATGCTTGGTGCCGGCGTACCGACGAATTGGTGGACGGACCACTAGCTGCCATTACCACTCCCGAAACCCTGGAAGACTGGGAAAAGCAGCTAGAGTCGATTTTTGCTGGCATACCCCAGCATGACTTTGATGTCGCCTTGGTGGATGCCCTAGAGCGTTTTCCCATCGATATCCAACCATTTCGAGATATGATTTCTGGTCAAGGAATGGATTTGTATCGAAGTCGATATGAAACATTTGACAAATTATATCTATACTGCTACCGCGTCGCTGGTACCGTTGGTTTAATGTCAACAGCCGTCATGGGCATAGACAACCAACGTTACACCACACCGTGGAACTGCCATCAGCAGCCCTATATCCCCAGTCAAGAAGCGATCGCACTCGGCATCGCCTGCCAACTTACCAATATTCTCCGAGATGTTGGTGAAGACGCAAGGCGAGGCAGAATATACATTCCCCTCGAAGACTTACAACGCTTCAACTACACCGAAGAAGAACTATTCGCTGGTGTCGTTGATGACCGTTGGAAAGCTCTAATGCGCTTCCAAATCGCCAGGGCTAGAGAATATTATGTTCAAGCAGAAAAAGGAATCAGTCACCTATCTGCTGATGCTCGTTTGCCAGTATGGGCAGCACTAACTCATTACAGCCGGATTTTAGGTAAAATCGAAAGCAACGGTTACAATACCTTTAGTCAACGCGCCTATGTCCCCCAATGGCAAAAACTAATTAGCTTGCCTCTGGCTTGGGTGCGATCGCAAGTCCTCTAAAAGTACTCTTTTTAGGGCAATTTACACTCCAAAAGAAACCGGGCTTTTCACAGCCCAAAATTTAGATTCATCAGATTTTTCTCGGCTTGATTCCCAAACCCGGTTTCCAATTATTTTCTTCCTTCCACTATCTCAGATTTTATTCATTTTGGGGGTTGACAAAGAAGTCAACATTAAGTACATTTATTATTTGTACGCCTGGAGCGGTGGCTGAGTGGTCTAAAGCGCCGGATTGCTAATCCGGTGTACGGCAGGTAACTCCGTACCGAGGGTTCGAATCCCTCCCTCTCCGTTTTAGGATACTTCCTAGACCTTTGTGAGGTTGTGAATCACTTATTCCCATGATGGAAACTTCCCCTGTGAAGCCAAATTTTGAATTAGCTGATTTAACAAATCCATAAAGCTTTTTTTGATGCCTGTCCAATCAATATTTTCTTCAACGAAAATATCGTAAAGGAAAGAAACTAAAAGAATTTCGCCTTTTGGTAATAATTTTCTTAAGCCATCCATAAATAGGAATATGAGGGTGAGTTTTAGCCAAATGAGCGCTAAAGAGTGTGGCTCTCCCTTAGTTCCTTCTGGATAGATAATTAAAATATCACCCTGAGATAGAGCTTCTGAGCAACTGAGTAATGGGTTTTCGCGGTGACTTAAATTGTGACGTTTAAGACTAATAATATTGAGAATATTTAGGGAAAACCAGGCTAGAAGAGAATTCTTGAGAAAATAATCCTCAGCTACCACAGATCGCAATTTTTGTCGCAAAAAAGTATCGAAATCAGAGCAAAGTATTCCAAGTAAAAAAATCCTCAATCGTCGTTGCGTAGCTTGCGAACCTAAGGTTAGAGGAACGAAGTTGCTTGCATCCTGCAGGGTAGCAATCCCGTAATATCCAAGTTCTTGCGTATAGCCTACGGCATTCAAGAAAGGCGAAGCCGCCCTGAAAGGGCTAGGGCTTATGCTTCATTCCGCTACCCTACGGGAACGCTTACCGTAGGATGCCCGCAGGGCTATAGAGCGTTTCTTGTATGCCCAAAGGGCTTTACGCTCCATACTACGAAACGGAGAAGCAAACTACGCAATGACACATGAGTGTTAGTTGTTTTGAGCGTCTAGGGGGATATTTGACTATCCCTTTTAAGCAAGTCTTAAAGAATCTGCCTTTCTTGAGAGGGCAGAGTGTCAATACTACTTATCTTCTTCAGCTAACACAATTACAGGTAGAGAAAGACTAGAATTTATTTCTAAATTAATCGATGCAATTGCATCTGAAGAAGTTTGTTGTAATTCCTTTAACAACGCAACACTCTGATCCAGTAGTTTATCAACATCAATCCCACCAAAAACAGATGGGTAACGGCGGAGACGATTACTACCTTCACCAAGGAGAATCATCGCACCGCGTAAATTTTTGTTCCCCAAGTGATACAGGGCTACAGCAATCTGTAAAATGCCCTGATAAAAGCTTTTTTCTGGCTCTGTTGAGTCAATCCACAGAGCCTCTAGGGTGTCATGGCAGGCATAAAACTGTCTTGTGTTGAACTGTTCTATGCCTAGCCAATATTCCTCTGGCATTTCTGCACTCATCCCATAGTATCCCGGACTTCCTTAATGGTTTGGAGGGAGATTTCTTGGCTTTGTCCAGCAAATTCATTGTCGGAGGTGAGGAATAACATACAATGGCATTCCTTGCGCTCACGCATTGGTACACAGGGACAGTTCCAAAATGCAGCTGAAACTTCGGCTTCTTTATCTTCGTAGTGGCGACAAGGACATAAAGGTGCTCCCAGTTCGTCTTTGTGTTTGGCAAGCCCTTCAATTACAACAGCAGTAACGGAAGGTTCGGAGCAAAAATAGGTACCTGTGCGCTTTGCGTATTGCTCGGAAAAATGCCGCATCGCTTCAAGATTTTTGTCGGTGGACTGTGTGCTAACCTCTGGTGAGAGCATAGGATCGGTATCTCGTAAGTTTCAATGTTTCTTTGCATTGTACCGCAGCCTACAGATGCAAGTACTGGGGAAAGTTCCCCATATATTTTAAATAAGGGGCAGGGGAAGCTGGGGAAGCTGGGGAGGTAGGGGAGGCAGGGGAAGCTGGGGAGGCAGGAAGTATAAGGAACGATTTAAGACTCGACTTCTCAACTACTAGCGGTTAGCGAATAAACCGCTTTATCTGGGATTGTAATTAAAATTATAATCTTCCAGAGGGTCGCGCCTGGTGGATTGGCTGGGGTTAAATCCGTTATTTCTGGCTCTTCTACGTAAATCTCCCACATCTGGAGAAGCATTTACAGCTTCTTCAATGCTAATTTGTCCAGTGAGCATCAATTCACACAGGGCTTGGTTCATGACTTGCATTCCATCAAAAGTCGATGTTTCCATCAATTCATAAGCTTCACTGTCTTCACCTTTAAGCAGACAATCCTGCATGGTTGGGGTGTTGAGTAAAATTTCTAAGGCAACAGTACGGGTGCCGTTGACAGTGGGTAGTAATTGTTGAGCAATAACTGCCACTAGACAATCGACGATTTGGACACGTATAGCAGCTTGCTCATCGGGGTGATAGATATTTAGTAGGCGGTTCACAACAGCGATCGCATTTTTGGTGTGAAGCGTACCAATTACCAGGTGTCCCGTTTGTGCTGCTTTTAGTGCCGTTTCCACCGTAGTGCGATCACGCATTTCCCCAATTAAGATCACATCTGGATCTTCTCGCAAAACTGACCGCAAAGCATCATGAAATTCGTGGGTGTGTAAACCTACTTCCCGCTGACTAATGAGGGATTTTTGGGAAGTGTGAACATATTCAATCGGATCTTCGATAGTCACAATATGTTTTTGGGCTGTTTCGTTGAGGAAACGAATCATTGCCGCCATAGTTGTGGATTTTCCCGAACCTGTGGGACCTGTCACCAAAACTAAGCCTTGTTTTTTGGTAATAATATCTTTAAGTACTGCTGGCAATCGTAAACTGTCGATGGAAGGAACGTCCAAGGTAATCAACCGCAGCACCATCGCTCCACCAGTCAAGGTTTGAAAACAATTCACCCGACATCGCAAAAGTTGCGGGTAAAAAATTCCCGTATCCAGTTCTTTGGTTTCAGCATATCGCTGTTGTTGGGAAGGGGTCAAAATTTCCGCTAGAAAGCCTTCAAAATGCTGGGGGGTAATTATTTCCCCTTTGCTATAAATCACCATTTGTCCGCGAACCCGTAGCCGTGGCACCTCACTGACTCGAATATGAATATCTGAAGCTTGTTGAGCATAAGCATCCCGAACAATTTGTTCGATAGTCATTATTTTTGGCAGCAACCTTGGAATTGGCGGCTGATTTGGGGTGGGAAAGTTAGAGACTTTTGGTGATTGAAAGGGTGACGCGGTTGATTCTTCCATTACTGCTTCCTCTTAGGCAGATCAGATTGGGTTGATGGTTACAGAAGATCAAGCAGCTTGCCTGTTTCTACTTTAGTTAACCGTGAACCTACTTAGATTAGCTAATGTACACCCATCTCAGTTAAAGTACACAGCTTTGCCTCTGGCTTCATAGTGATTTCATAAAAATCCTTAGCTAGTGTGAATTCTAGGTATTGATAGGTTAATTTGGAAAGCAAATTAGAAATTAATTATTAGTAGCTGGTGATGAGAACGTCACCAGATAATTGTTACAGTTGTGCAGGGAATTTTTCACACTATGAAACTTATTAAACGTCTTGTTAACTGGTTAGAAATTCGCGCATGTTTTCCTAGCTATGCGGGTTGGGTGTTAATTGCTATCTGTATTTGCTTTTTTGGAGCGGCAATTAATACGATGGCTGGATGGTTGTATGCCATTAGTGGGATTAGTGTGGCATTACTAGTGATTTCGGCAATTTTACCACCGCGATCGCTGACTAATTTAAAGTTAAAACGTCGTGCGATTCTACCAGTGACAGCCGGGGAAGATTTATTGGTGGAAATAGAAGTGAGTAATCCTGGTAAACAAGAGGTTAGCTTGCTACAAGTAACGGATATATTGCCCTTGGTTTTGGGTAAACAAGTGAAGACTGCAATTTATGCGATCGCATCCAACAACAATCACCATTGGCAATACTATTATCCCACCCAACGCCGAGGTATTTACCGCTGGCAAACTGTCGAACTCCAAAGTGGCGCACCTCTAGGTTTATTTTGGTGCCGTCGTCCTCGTGAATGTCCCGCTACAGCCATAGTTTATCCAGAAGTCCTAAAGTTAACTAACTGTCCCCTAGTGGATGCCATGGGACGAGATGATAGCAAACAAAGCGACCCAAGCGGTAGCCCCTGGCAAGCTGCCACAGAGGGTCTTGTAAGGTCTTTGCGCCCCTATCGGATGGGAGATCCAATTAGGATGGTACATTGGCGTACAAGCGCCCGCTATGGCGAATTGCGTGTACGAGAATTGGAAGCAGTGACGGGGGGAAAAGATGTCATTATCGCTTTAGATACTGCTGCCACCTGGGAAAGCGAGAATTTTGAGCAAGCTGTAACCGCTGCTGCATCCCTATATTTTTATGCTCAACATCAGGCAATGAATGTTCGGTTATGGACTGCGGGGACTGGCATCGTGAAAAAGCAGGGGAGCAGGGAGCAGGGTGCAGGGGAGAACAATCAATTACAGGGCTACCCCCTTTCCTCTTCCAATGACACTGTACTCGAAATCCTCGCAGCGACTTATCCCCAAGAAGATGCTGTCACTAGGGAATTACCCCGTCACCCAATTATTTGGCTCACTCCCAACCCTTTAACATTAAAAAATCTTCCCAGTGGTAGCCGTTGGGTGCTGTGGCAAAATTCTACAACAGCATCGCAAACAACTACAATTAACCGAGATTTTCCCGGCATGATTATTCAAGCTGATGAAGTTCTGCAACCTCAATTGCAAAAAACTATGATGTAGTAGACTGTTAGCTTTGGAAACATCCCACTTTTTTAACCAATGCCCTGGAAGGGTATCGCTACACGGAGAAAGCCCAACTCCGTGGGCTAAACTCGTTCTTAGCGTGCGGTAGATGCGTAGCGTAGCGTGTCGTCTTACGACATAGCGGCTTCTCTTTGAGTGGCAGGGTTTCTTTGTATAGCCTGTGGGAATTTGAATTAAATTATTTTCACGTAACCTGCGCTTGCCCTTAGAAGTTTACTTTTAAGTATTCCGACTATAATTATTTTTTATTTTTTGTCCGATTTGTGGCAATTTTAAGCTGAGATTTCCCCCTGCCCCCTGCTACCTGCTGCCTGCCTTTGACTTGACGACGGATTGCAGGTTTGCGCTTTTTACTTGTCTTTAATAATCCTTGAATACCTTGTTTTTTGTAACGTTTATAGGCAGAACCAACAGAATCACTGACATAGTGGCTCATTGCCCCCAGTTCTAAACCAAGAAATAGCACCAGAAATTCCTGATTGTAGACAAGAAGGGAATGCATAATCTCTCCAGTTAGTTGTTGCCAGTTTAAAGCCATATTCCCCAGCTTTTCGACTACCACCAACAATATCAATGACGGCAACAGCAAAATCATGACAAAGTACAGTACTCGTAATGTTGTCCCAATCACCGGACCATGGGATAAAAAAGAACGATGTCGCAAACTTTTTTGATAAGGCAACCAAATCCAACGTAACCAACCCCAGCGCTGATACTGTACCGAGTAAATATCTAAATCGGGACCAAACATCAACCCACCCAACATAAACCCACTGGCAAGTAATAAGGTGAGATTACCATTACGTGTATGCCAGAATGTCATCCCCACCACCATGGGTAAACCCCATATAGTTATGCGATCGTGCGTTCTTCCAGAGGGCATATTTGGGTACTTTGTCTTATTTTCTAAGCAAGTATAGTATTTTTCACAGCCCCATGCAGATCTTAATCTCAAAACTTTTTTCCAAAACACTAGCGCTATAGAAAAAAGTTTGCTATATTATATCTTGGCGAAACAAAACGGACGGTTAGCTCAGTTGGTAGAGCTCCTGCCTTACAAGCAGGCTGTCACAGGTTCGAGTCCTGTACCGTCCATCAAAATATTTATAGTTTTAGAGCGAACTCCTATAACTTTATAGATGTCATAGCTAGAAAGCTTCGTCTCACCCGATGATAAACCATCATCAAACGGTGAACGCGATCGCATTCACCGCAAAACCGGGAAATAACTGACAACCAATTACCTATCGCTTGGCGGTAAAATACTCAAATCCACTTCATTTTGGGAAAGAATATTAATTAAATTGGGGTCTTGAATCAAGCTAACCTCTTTTAAATCGGGGTCTTGCTTAACCTTGACAATCGCTGTCGTTCTATCTGAGGTTAAACTAACTTTCTCCACTTTGCCGTTTTTTACTTCCTGAACAAACCTGCCATATTCCCAAGTTTCTCTTGGCATCACTGGCTTTTGAATACACCCGCTTAAGGTCAGCAGAATAATAATTGTCAAAAGTCTCTGCATTATCATACGTCAAACATTTTTTAGTCCCAATTTTAAAAAACAATGCAAGTCCTAGATAAACCCCACCCCCTAACTTTGGGGGTTTAAGTCTAGGCTGTTGAGTCTGTGGATTGTAGAGGTTATGAATTCATAAAAAATCTGTGGTGCAAAAGAAAATGTCGGGTATGGGTATAGGTTGTTACTTCCAGAAGCCACAACAGGGTACTCCCCCTGCTAAAAGCCCCCTTCCCCTCTGCTTCTTCGGTGAGGGAAACTTCCCCCACAAACGTTCCTTGTCTAAATCCCCCTTATCAAACACCCTTATTACTCATCACTCGTTACTTGTTTTTAATCTCCTGGAACTTTCTCCTTACTAACTTCTCTTTCTGGTTTTGCATACTTACCAGGATACTTAGTCTGAAAATACTCTTCTAAAACTCGTAGTGTTAGGGGACCGCAAAAAGCACCACCACCCCCACCAGAGTTTTCCCCGAATGCCACCACAACGATTTCCGGCTTGTT includes:
- a CDS encoding ATP-dependent metallopeptidase FtsH/Yme1/Tma family protein yields the protein MIMQRLLTIIILLTLSGCIQKPVMPRETWEYGRFVQEVKNGKVEKVSLTSDRTTAIVKVKQDPDLKEVSLIQDPNLINILSQNEVDLSILPPSDR